A genomic stretch from Dyella sp. M7H15-1 includes:
- a CDS encoding phage baseplate assembly protein V — MEVRPGKYLGKYRATVIDNVDLMKIGRLMVQIPAVSNILPSTWAMPCMPFGGIQCGMYAVPAIGAGVWVEFEQGNPDYPIWVGSYWGSAAEVPALALASPPAIQTVVLQTMLQNTLMISDVPGPTGGILIKSTTGAMISVSDTGIIISNGQGATIVMAGPSVTVNAGALVVT, encoded by the coding sequence ATGGAAGTGCGTCCTGGCAAATATCTAGGCAAGTACCGAGCCACGGTGATCGATAACGTCGACCTCATGAAGATTGGTCGGCTGATGGTGCAGATTCCGGCGGTCTCCAACATCCTGCCATCGACCTGGGCCATGCCGTGCATGCCGTTCGGCGGCATTCAATGCGGCATGTATGCGGTGCCGGCCATCGGCGCCGGCGTGTGGGTGGAGTTCGAGCAAGGCAATCCGGACTATCCGATCTGGGTCGGCAGTTATTGGGGTTCGGCAGCGGAAGTACCGGCGCTGGCGCTGGCCTCACCACCCGCCATACAAACCGTGGTGCTGCAAACCATGCTGCAAAACACCTTGATGATCAGCGACGTGCCGGGACCCACCGGCGGCATCCTGATCAAGTCCACCACCGGCGCGATGATCTCGGTGTCGGACACCGGCATCATCATCAGTAACGGCCAGGGTGCGACCATCGTGATGGCAGGGCCGTCGGTCACCGTTAACGCCGGCGCGCTGGTGGTGACGTAA
- a CDS encoding GPW/gp25 family protein: protein MNLAFPYHFDATGHTAQTDPLTHISDMIEQILFTSPGERVNRPTFGSGTAQLVFSPNSDVLAAAQQNVIQAGLQMWLSDLIRVQAVNVVVQESTLQITVVYTVIQTQQQQTQQFVYGGGGGS from the coding sequence ATGAACCTGGCCTTCCCCTACCACTTCGACGCGACCGGGCACACCGCGCAAACCGATCCGTTGACGCACATCAGCGACATGATCGAGCAGATTCTGTTCACCTCGCCCGGTGAGCGCGTCAACCGCCCCACTTTCGGCAGCGGCACCGCGCAACTGGTGTTTTCGCCCAATAGCGATGTGCTGGCGGCGGCACAGCAGAACGTGATCCAGGCCGGTTTGCAGATGTGGCTATCCGATCTGATCCGCGTGCAGGCGGTCAACGTAGTGGTGCAGGAATCGACCTTGCAGATCACCGTGGTCTACACCGTCATCCAGACCCAGCAGCAACAGACGCAGCAGTTCGTGTACGGCGGCGGGGGCGGCTCATGA
- a CDS encoding baseplate J/gp47 family protein, translating to MIYFCAQKNRRDLVLASNSLNGIDYLEVPGMCGCGTQLAVTFLKDARALALAPANIVITGDTPLQVTAITPASDEDPRVITVQLNETGDFSRYTFSLVAAPDVVDPPEGLDPQLSTLSFSFKAGCPTPVDCLPAESCPPPAQTPPDINYLAKDYGGFLQVMQDRMSVLVPGWTETHAADMGVAMMEALAYAADHLSYQQDAVSTEAYLNTARSRISLRRHARLVDDMIGEGCNARVWMYLETLADGVVIPQGTEFYVRTPGLPAVIDPSNLQQVQLLQGSTQPIFASLQATQLFLEQNQIDFYTWGDADCCLPAGATQATLVGHLNSLAPDSMLIFQEALGPLTGSPDDADPTHRWAVRLTSVTTTNYQGLPLCDPLNGQPITRIAWSSDDALPFPLCLSSTTSATAGGQPLYNASVALGNIVPADHGIWIENESLGNVPAAPPAPDADTRCPCGATSSSTPAPIAPLPRFYPELSQAPLTFTIAYDATAPATAFPIGEASGALAQIHLLSDDGQSWQPVEDLLASGPEDALFIPEIEYTGAVFLRFGDDQYGQAPASGLSFTAHYRIGNGSVGNVGHDAIAHVIFAPHTLRSVRNPLAAAGGTDAESMEHICQYAPYAFQTQERCVTEADYGSMAAQISGVEQARGTLRWTGSWYTAFVSVEPVTRLTTPLIRGTTQRLNLLRMMGTDLAVEGAVMVGLQITLQICVDPAYFQGDVYAALMRVFITGNQCNGQTGLLNASQFTFGEMVYASPLIAAAQAVDGVLSASLTTFTRMDNPWVNGVAQGYLGLGPLEIACCDNDPDHLDHGLFTLQMDGGK from the coding sequence ATGATCTACTTCTGCGCGCAAAAGAATCGCCGCGATCTGGTACTGGCCAGCAACTCGCTCAACGGCATCGATTATCTGGAGGTGCCAGGCATGTGCGGCTGCGGCACCCAGTTGGCGGTGACGTTTCTCAAGGATGCGCGCGCACTGGCGCTTGCCCCAGCCAATATCGTCATCACCGGCGACACGCCTTTGCAGGTCACCGCGATCACGCCGGCCAGCGATGAAGATCCGCGGGTCATCACGGTGCAGTTGAACGAAACCGGTGATTTCTCGCGCTATACGTTTTCGCTGGTGGCAGCGCCCGATGTCGTCGATCCGCCGGAAGGACTCGACCCGCAACTGTCCACGCTGAGCTTTTCCTTCAAGGCGGGTTGCCCCACGCCGGTCGATTGTCTGCCAGCCGAGAGTTGTCCGCCGCCTGCGCAGACACCGCCCGACATCAATTATCTCGCCAAGGACTACGGCGGCTTCCTGCAGGTGATGCAAGACCGCATGTCGGTGCTGGTGCCGGGTTGGACGGAAACGCATGCGGCGGACATGGGCGTGGCAATGATGGAAGCGCTCGCCTACGCCGCCGATCACCTGAGCTACCAGCAGGACGCTGTCAGCACCGAAGCCTATTTGAATACCGCGCGCAGCCGCATTTCGTTGCGCCGTCATGCGCGGCTGGTCGATGACATGATCGGCGAAGGCTGCAATGCGCGCGTGTGGATGTATCTTGAAACACTGGCCGACGGCGTGGTCATTCCCCAGGGCACCGAATTCTACGTGCGCACACCAGGTCTGCCTGCGGTCATCGATCCGAGCAATCTGCAACAGGTGCAGTTGCTTCAAGGCAGCACGCAACCCATCTTCGCCAGCCTGCAGGCAACACAACTATTTCTGGAGCAGAACCAGATCGACTTTTATACCTGGGGCGACGCCGATTGCTGTCTTCCGGCCGGCGCTACGCAGGCGACCCTGGTTGGCCATCTGAATTCACTCGCACCCGACTCGATGCTGATCTTCCAAGAGGCGCTTGGTCCACTTACCGGCAGCCCCGACGATGCCGATCCTACCCATCGCTGGGCGGTGCGCCTGACGAGTGTTACCACGACGAATTACCAAGGGCTGCCGCTCTGCGATCCGCTCAACGGCCAACCGATCACCCGCATTGCCTGGTCAAGCGACGATGCCTTGCCGTTCCCGTTATGCCTGTCATCCACGACCTCGGCAACGGCCGGCGGGCAACCGCTGTACAACGCGAGTGTTGCACTGGGCAATATCGTGCCCGCCGATCACGGCATCTGGATTGAAAACGAATCCCTCGGCAACGTGCCCGCCGCGCCACCGGCTCCGGATGCCGACACCCGTTGCCCATGCGGCGCCACATCCAGCAGCACACCCGCACCTATCGCGCCGCTGCCGCGCTTTTATCCTGAGCTATCGCAGGCGCCGCTCACTTTCACCATCGCCTACGATGCGACCGCGCCCGCTACGGCATTTCCGATCGGTGAAGCCAGCGGCGCACTCGCGCAAATCCATCTGTTGAGCGACGACGGCCAATCCTGGCAACCGGTGGAAGATCTGTTGGCCAGCGGCCCGGAAGATGCGTTGTTCATTCCGGAAATCGAATACACCGGCGCCGTGTTCCTGCGCTTCGGCGACGATCAATACGGACAGGCTCCCGCCAGCGGCCTGAGTTTCACCGCCCATTACCGCATCGGCAACGGCAGCGTCGGCAATGTGGGGCACGACGCCATCGCCCATGTGATTTTTGCGCCTCATACCTTGCGCAGCGTGCGCAATCCGCTGGCGGCGGCAGGCGGCACCGATGCGGAGAGCATGGAGCACATTTGCCAATACGCCCCGTATGCCTTCCAAACCCAGGAACGCTGCGTCACCGAAGCGGACTACGGCAGCATGGCGGCACAGATCAGTGGCGTCGAACAAGCGCGCGGCACCCTCCGCTGGACCGGTAGCTGGTATACCGCCTTCGTCTCGGTGGAGCCGGTCACCCGCCTGACCACGCCACTGATCCGCGGCACCACACAACGCTTGAACCTGCTGCGCATGATGGGCACCGACCTGGCGGTGGAAGGCGCGGTGATGGTTGGCCTGCAGATCACCCTGCAAATCTGCGTGGATCCGGCGTACTTCCAGGGCGATGTGTATGCCGCGCTGATGCGCGTGTTCATCACCGGCAATCAATGCAACGGGCAGACGGGCCTGCTCAATGCCAGCCAATTCACCTTCGGCGAAATGGTGTACGCCAGTCCGTTGATTGCCGCGGCGCAAGCCGTGGATGGCGTGCTCTCCGCATCCCTGACCACGTTTACCCGCATGGACAACCCTTGGGTCAACGGCGTTGCGCAAGGTTATCTCGGCCTGGGACCGCTGGAGATTGCCTGCTGCGATAACGATCCGGATCACCTCGACCACGGCTTGTTCACCTTGCAAATGGACGGCGGCAAATGA